In Aspergillus flavus chromosome 3, complete sequence, one genomic interval encodes:
- a CDS encoding inosine-uridine preferring nucleoside hydrolase, with amino-acid sequence MWPTRSLSSLFFLSLALGSPVSQTEKRYAILDNDWGAVSFLPFLIALKNDVQVLGLISDTANSWQRQCAYHALANLEVGNLSCIPVYAGATYPLINTPERFQAWESVHGKLPWEGAFALENATAEALGNDPTSGDPNRIVKPAFIEGFPTTKINHSTSAANFMVEMVHKYPHQVSIYSAGALTNVALAVRMDSDFASLAKELVIMGGYVDVNMYQVTGDYLQADINSDINLMVDPEAAKIALNAEFPEIVIAGNVANQVQSTQEYLDEVYTVKNEYTKLFHDHYGTEFPFWDETAAALMVDRSLATNTTTAYIDVDISYGSPNYGNIHVYQAMLKPPGVRNITYVNRIDGAKLKDMMKQAMWKPPTCS; translated from the exons ATGTGGCCGActcgctctctttcttctttgttctttctttccctggCCCTGGGCTCACCTGTCAGCCAAACTGAAAAAAGATATGCTATCCTGGATAACGACTGGGGGGCAGTCAGCTTTCTTCCATTTTTGATCGCTCTCAAGAACGACGTCCAGGTTCTGGGGTTAATCTCTG ACACGGCCAATTCGTGGCAGCGTCAATGCGCATATCATGCGCTAGCCAACCTAGAGGTCGGGAACCTCAGCTGCATACCAGTCTATGCGGGCGCCACCTATCCCTTAATCAATACACCAGAGCGTTTCCAGGCATGGGAAAGCGTGCATGGCAAACTCCCCTGGGAGGGCGCTTTCGCTCTAGAGAATGCAACAGCAGAAGCACTCGGTAATGACCCAACATCAGGGGATCCAAATCGGATCGTCAAGCCCGCATTTATTGAGGGATTTCCAACTACTAAGATTAACCACTCCACATCTGCTGCAAACTTCATGGTTGAAATGGTCCACAAATATCCGCATCAAGTCTCCATCTACTCCGCCGGAGCATTGACCAACGTCGCCTTAGCAGTGCGAATGGATTCCGATTTCGCTTCCCTGGCTAAGGAACTGGTCATCATGGGAGGATACGTGGATGTGAACATGTATCAGGTCACAGGTGATTATTTGCAGGCGGACATCAACTCCGAT ATCAACCTGATGGTCGACCCGGAAGCTGCGAAGATTGCTCTCAATGCAGAGTTCCCCGAGATCGTTATTGCCGGAAACGTGGCCAATCAGGTGCAGTCGACACAAGAGTACCTCGATGAGGTCTACACGGTCAAGAATGAGTATACCAAGCTCTTCCATGATCACTATGGCACTGAATTTCCTTTCTGGGACGAGACTGCGGCCGCCCTCATGGTTGACCGGTCTCTTGCTACTAACACCACTACTG CCTATATCGATGTCGATATCTCTTATGGAAGTCCTAATTACGGAAACATCCATGTCTACCAGGCCATGTTAAAGCCACCGGGTGTGCGCAACATCACCTATGTCAACCGTATCGATGGTGCGAAGCTCAAGGACATGATGAAGCAGGCTATGTGGAAGCCTCCCACGTGTTCTTGA
- a CDS encoding synaptic vesicle transporter (MFS multidrug transporter) produces the protein MAPLSDQAINRDEKLHESGASSSSQVDGGFEKEAEPPLHKPQLGLANDPAAAGTTFHQLENTALDGGKIELTEEECYDQLGYSFPSWRKWMIISVIFLVQVSMNFNTSLYSNALGGISEEFGVSMQAARCGAMIFLVLYAFGCELWAPWSEELGRKPILQASLFLVNVWQLPVALAPNFASIMVGRALGGLSSAGGSVTLGMIADLWEADDQQYAVACVVFSSVGGSVLGPVVGGFVEAYLPWRWNIWIQLIFGGFVQIAHFLLVPETRTTILMDRIAKKKRESGENPNLYGPNELIPYRERFSMREILVTWVRPFKMFLTEPIVLTLSLLSGFSDALIFMFIQSFGLVYAQWNFSTVALGLSFLPILVGYFIAWASFVPAIRRNVYERRMRPDDEHTQYESRLWWLLYTAPCLPIGLIGFAWTSLPQTHWIGTMVFSAIVGIANYSIYMATIDYMVCAYGPYSASATGGNGWARDFLAGVLTIPATPFYQNIGGKYHLEYASTILFCISFVLVIAVYVIYWKGPTLRKRSPFAQQLSDARVEMQTHGRRLSKIPSGSRANSFARSQQNLRIRQNLGSRQGSYIGSRPASHANSRVNSRVNSRRNSVNQ, from the exons ATGGCTCCCCTTTCGGACCAGGCCATAAACAGGGATGAGAAGCTCCATGAGTCGGGggcttcctcctcatctcaGGTCGATGGAGGATTTGAAAAAGAGGCTGAGCCTCCCCTGCACAAACCCCAGCTGGGTTTAGCAAATGACCCTGCGGCTGCTGGAACTACCTTCCATCAGCTGGAAAACACCGCCTTGGACGGGGGGAAGATCGAGTtgacagaagaagaatgctACGATCAGCTGGGCTACTCTTTCCCAAGTTGGAGAAAATGGATGATTATCTCAGTTATCTTCCTTGTCCAGGTTTCTATGAATTTCAACACCAGTTTGTATTCTAATGCGCTGGGGGGTATTTCGGAGGAATTTGGCGTCAGCATGCAAGCTGCTCGTTGTGGAGCGATGATCTTCCTTGTGCTCTATGCGTTTGGTTGCGAGCTATGGGCTCCGTGGAGCGAGGAACTGGGTCGCAAACCGATTCTGCAGGCAAGCTTGTTCCTGGTCAATGTCTGGCAACTCCCTGTTGCCCTCGCCCCGAATTTTGCCTCTATTATGGTTGGCCGTGCGCTAGGTGGTCTTAGCTCCGCTGGAGGATCGGTCACTCTCGGTATGATTGCAGATCTGTGGGAAGCTGATGACCAGCAATATGCTGTAGCCTGTGTGGTCTTCTCTTCTGTTGGTGGATCGGTACTTGGACCAGTTGTGGGTGGATTTGTTGAAGCATACCTGCCATGGCGCTGGAACATCTGGATCCAGCTCATTTTTGGAGGATTTGTCCAGATTGCCCATTTCCTCCTCGTCCCCGAGACCCGTACTACTATTCTGATGGACCGGATtgccaagaaaaagagagagagcggCGAAAATCCTAACCTCTATGGTCCTAACGAGCTCATCCCCTACAGGGAGCGATTCTCCATGAGGGAAATTCTGGTCACCTGGGTCCGTCCCTTCAAGATGTTCTTGACTGAGCCGATCGTCCTtaccctctctcttttgagTGGATTCAGTGATGCCCTGATCTTCATGTTCATTCAATCATTTGGTCTCGTGTATGCCCAATGGAACTTCAGCACCGTGGCATTGGGCCTCTCGTTCCTTCCAATTCTCGTGGGTTATTTCATTGCCTGGGCTTCGTTTGTCCCCGCGATCAGAAGAAACGTCTACGAACGGCGGATGAGGCCAGATGACGAGCATACCCAATATGAATCCCGACTCTGGTGGTTGTTGTACACTGCGCCCTGTCTTCCCATTGGTTTGATTGGCTTCGCATGGACCAGTCTACCCCAGACACACTGGATTGGAACTATGGTTTTCTCGGCGATCGTCGGTATTGctaactatagtatttacATGGCTACTATCGACTACATGGTCTGTGCATACGGTCCGTACTCGGCCTCAGCGACGGGTGGAAATGGATGGGCGAGAGACTTCCTCGCTGGTGTTCTTACCATCCCTGCTACTCCTTTCTATCAGA ATATTGGCGGAAAGTACCATCTGGAGTACGCATCTACGATTCTATTCTGCATCTCATTCGTGCTTGTAATTGCGGTATATGTGATCTATTGGAAAGGACCAACATTACGCAAGCGCTCGCCCTTTGCCCAGCAATTATCCGATGCCCGCGTCGAAATGCAAACCCATGGTCGCCGGCTTTCTAAGATCCCCTCCGGGTCCCGGGCGAACTCCTTTGCTCGGTCTCAGCAGAACTTGCGCATCCGTCAAAATCTTGGGAGCCGTCAAGGCAGCTATATTGGATCCCGCCCTGCTTCACATGCCAACTCCCGTGTGAATTCACGCGTCAACTCTCGCCGAAACAGTGTTAATCAATAG
- a CDS encoding putative pterin-4-alpha-carbinolamine dehydratase has product MNTVSRALQRPSRSLTSQLCRSIRQHHHRAFPSPSASIATPHYTLGSGSPSLLRTSSYPTPSQPHRTFSHSSTTMAAAPKFARGMNKGQLQPELNSLLEQGWALDEDGMGVKKTYYFKTYFKAVSFVNVVASQSAAKKHHPTITVRIGSVDIHWTTHQPRGLTDKDLTMAQHCDEAAELMGAVEKDQGKKCGPSSPTPSSPGL; this is encoded by the exons ATGAACACCGTGTCCAGGGCGCTACAACGCCCCAGTCGATCACTGACATCGCAACTCTGCCGATCAATCCGCCAACATCACCACCGAGCTTTCCCGTCGCCCTCCGCCTCGATCGCCACTCCTCATTATACTCTCGGCTCCGGATCGCCATCTCTTCTCCGCACATCCAGCTATCCTACACCTTCGCAACCGCACCGTACTTTCTCGCACAGCTCAACAACGATGGCCGCAGCACCGAAATTTGCCCGAGGCATGAACAAAGGCCAATTGCAACCGGAGCTGAACTCGTTACTGGAACAAGGGTGGGcgctggatgaggatggaatgGGCGTGAAGAAGACATACTACTTCAAAACATATTTCAAGGCGGTG AGCTTCGTCAACGTCGTCGCATCGCAAAGTGCAGCCAAGAAACACCACCCAACCATCACAGTC AGAATCGGCTCCGTCGACATCCACTGGACCACGCACCAACCACGCGGTCTAACCGATAAAGATCTGACAATGGCGCAACACTGCGACGAGGCGGCAGAGTTAATGGGCGCTGTGGAAAAGGATCAGGGCAAGAAATGCGGTCCTTCTTCCCCGACTCCCTCTTCGCCGGGGTTATAG
- a CDS encoding uncharacterized protein (domain of unknown function-domain containing protein) has translation MVTEYQSGQPCNPIEAVEPPHASDYRSFLTPQQKNLYSNELRKEDGEDKQNNDLQVLSNIYPVRTRVAEDAAFVRSDIDSKDHSMKLLPYFLRPSATQRSCHHHPWLDFRPDLQVRDDLIRAQERYDEDELCSDILGFWNLNATDNMLLVRSGPRKGRRPKVLQRNGDGPFTAAQRFCNISVIGELKELRISSFATYKRAAVYASRRSRGGIES, from the coding sequence ATGGTGACTGAATATCAAAGTGGCCAACCATGTAACCCTATTGAAGCGGTGGAGCCTCCACACGCAAGTGATTACCGATCATTTCTAACCCCGCAACAAAAGAACCTCTATAGCAACGAATTGAGGAAAGAGGACGGAGAGGACAAACAGAACAACGATCTACAAGTACTTTCGAATATTTATCCTGTGCGGACAAGGGTAGCAGAAGATGCGGCTTTTGTTAGATCCGATATCGATTCGAAGGACCACTCAATGAAATTGCTTCCATATTTTCTTCGCCCATCGGCCACACAACGTTCTTGTCATCATCACCCATGGCTAGATTTCCGTCCGGATCTTCAAGTCCGAGATGATCTCATCCGTGCACAGGAACGTtacgatgaagatgaactCTGCTCAGATATACTGGGCTTCTGGAACCTAAACGCAACTGACAATATGCTGCTGGTCCGATCTGGTCCGCGGAAAGGGAGGCGACCGAAAGTTTTACAGAGAAATGGGGATGGCCCATTCACGGCTGCCCAGAGATTCTGTAATATATCAGTAATTGGCGAGCTCAAAGAGTTGAGAATCTCATCTTTCGCTACCTATAAGAGGGCCGCTGTATATGCTTCAAGGCGTAGCAGGGGAGGTATTGAGTCCTGA
- a CDS encoding putative short-chain dehydrogenase (unnamed protein product): protein MSDFDFNTEGKSVVERWGSLIEGKVVVLTGASEGGLGGATALALASARPSHLVLLARTENKVRTVISTIKEISPETQPAFVHIELEDLDSVRRAAADVLSLTSKIDVLINNAGVMAIPWSKSKSGLEKTLAINHIGHFLLTKLLMPSILAAGPGSRIVNVTSAAYRMAPFFFDDWNFSDGQTYHPLAAYGQSKTANILFTVGLAQRYKEHGILSFAAHPGYIPGTSLLLHGPDLDPSAMDEVARKNTGFPFGPDPPKSLEQGISTTLVAALSPELTDASGAYMEDCQVCEAREYARDPKLADRLWSLSEELASEAF from the exons ATGTctgattttgattttaataCTGAAGGCAAGTCAGTGGTTGAGAGATGGGGAAGCTTGATTGAGGGAAAAGTCG TTGTCCTTACTGGCGCCAGTGAGGGCGGACTCGGAGGTGCTACTGCTCTTGCTCTGGCATCTGCACGACCCTCCCATTTAGTTTTACTCGCTCGCACAGAGAACAAGGTGCGCACTGTCATCTCCACAATCAAAGAGATTAGTCCCGAGACCCAGCCTGCTTTTGTGCACATCGAACTTGAAGACCTTGACTCCGTTCGTCGGGCTGCAGCAGATGTTCTTAGCCTTACCTCTAAGATTGATGTGCTGATTAACAATGCCGGTGTTATGGCTATCCCTTGGAGCAAGAGTAAAAGTGGTTTGGAAAAGACCCTAGCTATTAACCATATTGGGCATTTCCTCCTTACGAAACTGCTGATGCCTTCTATACTTGCCGCTGGCCCTGGATCTCGCATCGTCAATGTCACCAGTGCAGCATACCGCATGGCGCCGTTTTTCTTCGATGACTGGAATTTCTCA GACGGCCAAACGTATCACCCGTTGGCCGCGTACGGACAGTCCAAGACAGCGAATATCCTATTCACGGTTGGCTTAGCACAGCGCTATAAAGAGCATGGCATACTGTCATTTGCGGCTCACCCTGGCT ATATTCCGGGGACCTCCCTTCTCTTGCATGGCCCCGACCTTGATCCCAGCGCTATGGATGAAGTAGCCCGCAAGAATACTGGATTCCCATTCGGTCCAGACCCGCCAAAGTCTCTGGAGCAGGGCATCTCTACCACACTTGTAGCAGCATTATCCCCGGAGTTGACGGACGCAAGTGGTGCTTATATGGAAGATTGTCAAGTTTGCGAGGCACGAGAGTACGCTAGGGATCCCAAGCTGGCCGACCGGCTCTGGAGTCTAAGCGAGGAGCTCGCGAGTGAGGCTTTTTGA
- a CDS encoding lectin C-type domain protein: MSLNYNPDQSSLINTKWETVFLSERDVSGQIPINYITSSGVSVTAACFGNNVFETQSAEKCISNLLSVGYRRFLIDLYWSVDSRAWTFCPVAIPKNIPVVTVSTTPTMTPTATASASQSTATVVSSSPGWPVYEIGPYLCSENLDLSGLIDVFQDYFKDTTSQLNVYIRYLTFNLHVAASAAAPEQPASRVSGDGLPSFSERLDVLMDNRLFHYIYTPSQLANERSNLNESWYEVDDGYKPITEYFTTYELSDGTQSTPDGWPGSKYVQLAKERRLFLEYGSVDPQLEDYNLTAGKSEVIFPPKYLASLVPAPPTDEGGLDYRCIYDIDASQVSQANSSWALSSSLSQPQGLNETYALRELSDRVANLTACGLTPILNNTLFNMTADKAVAPYKNISLSSTWAWAEGEPQGADVADNIDSPQHNRCAIMDVSLSGHWRVANCTDVRRVVCRVANLPYNWTISSAAHSYSTAYSEACPDNTTMGVPRTSLENTYLYRYLLTQPSSIIDPASPDPAKREVWLDFNSRDITSCWVTGGPGAKCPYASDPKQLEKKTVLVSAIAAIVICIITALTLFVKCNTNRRNSRRGKRIIHGWEYEGVPS, encoded by the coding sequence TGCTTTGGCAACAATGTATTCGAGACGCAGTCCGCTGAAAAATGTATATCCAATCTGTTATCGGTTGGATACCGACGCTTTCTCATCGATCTGTACTGGTCGGTGGACTCGCGGGCTTGGACGTTTTGTCCAGTAGCTATCCCAAAGAATATTCCCGTTGTCACTGTTTCTACGACACCGACCATGACTCCAACTGCAACTGCCAGTGCTTCTCAAAGCACTGCTACCGTCGTTTCCAGTTCGCCAGGATGGCCGGTCTATGAGATAGGCCCCTATCTGTGCTCAGAGAATCTCGATCTATCTGGTCTCATCGATGTCTTCCAGGATTACTTCAAAGACACAACGTCTCAGTTGAATGTGTACATCAGATACCTAACGTTCAACCTGCATGTTGCTGCTAGCGCTGCCGCCCCGGAACAGCCTGCATCAAGAGTATCGGGTGACGGGCTGCCGTCTTTCTCTGAACGACTTGATGTTTTGATGGATAACCGTCTTTTTCACTATATCTACACACCGTCACAGCTGGCCAACGAACGCAGTAACTTGAACGAGTCTTGGTATGAAGTCGATGATGGGTACAAGCCTATTACCGAATATTTCACGACTTACGAACTCTCGGATGGTACACAAAGTACCCCGGATGGTTGGCCGGGCTCAAAATATGTGCAACTTGCAAAAGAGCGCcgtctctttcttgaatatGGTTCTGTGGACCCACAACTCGAGGACTATAACTTGACCGCGGGTAAAAGTGAGGTCATTTTTCCTCCAAAGTATCTAGCATCCTTAGTACCCGCGCCTCCGACCGATGAAGGAGGCTTGGATTACCGTTGCATCTATGACATAGATGCTTCCCAGGTATCTCAGGCGAACTCCTCTTGGGCGCTTTCGAGTAGCCTATCTCAGCCTCAAGGCCTGAATGAGACCTATGCCTTGCGTGAATTGTCAGACAGGGTTGCGAATCTAACCGCATGTGGGTTGACACCAATCCTCAATAACACCCTATTCAACATGACCGCCGACAAGGCAGTCGCACCGTATAAGAATATCTCTCTATCTTCTACATGGGCATGGGCTGAGGGGGAACCCCAGGGCGCAGATGTGGCCGACAATATCGATTCGCCCCAACATAACCGATGTGCGATTATGGACGTGTCACTAAGCGGTCACTGGCGTGTTGCGAACTGTACGGATGTGCGGCGTGTAGTCTGCCGAGTTGCGAACTTACCGTATAACTGGACGATATCTAGTGCTGCACATAGCTACAGCACAGCCTACTCGGAGGCCTGCCCAGACAACACGACTATGGGAGTTCCTCGCACAAGCTTAGAAAATACCTATCTCTACCGATACCTCCTGACTCAACCGAGCAGCATCATCGATCCCGCCTCTCCAGATCCCGCTAAACGTGAGGTCTGGCTAGACTTCAACTCTCGGGATATTACGTCATGTTGGGTGACTGGTGGGCCTGGTGCTAAATGTCCATATGCGTCGGATCCTAAGCAGCTGGAGAAAAAAACAGTTTTGGTGTCTGCTATCGCAGCCATCGTTATTTGCATCATCACCGCCCTGACACTATTCGTCAAGTGTAACACCAACAGGCGCAACTCAAGACGAGGCAAGAGAATCATCCATGGGTGGGAATATGAAGGTGTCCCTTCTTAA